Proteins from a single region of Orcinus orca chromosome 20, mOrcOrc1.1, whole genome shotgun sequence:
- the LOC101271327 gene encoding NF-kappa-B-repressing factor-like, with translation MQARARRFSGRPSRKHSSPLGVGFAPRCAPPHPAPPTDLRSRSLLVASLLHPWGPCLGAEKMAGIRLLLGGDFLSPPPPPPPPEPVLEQWRYSHESDRQWALRRSFICRHLHSYPGAALDQLLALSAAWTNHVFLGCRYSPRLMEKILQMAEGMDMGEMPSYDLMLSKPSKGQKRHLSTCDGQNPPEKQAGSKFHVRPRFEPVHFVASSSKDERQEDPYGPPAKEVNEQTHFASMPRDIYQDYTQNSFSIQGGNSQYCDSSGFIFTKDQPATANMYFDSGNPAPSSTSQQANCQSAPEPSPSQTFPESVVAEKQYFIEKLTATIWKNVSSPEMTSGSDKINYTYMLTRCIQACKTNPEYIYTPLKEIPPADIPPNKKLLTDGYACEVRCQNIYLTTGYASSKNGSRDRATELAVKLLQKRIEVRVVRRKFKHTIGEDLVVCQIGMPSYEFPPALKRPEELVVLAKEASGQPIFNASAKHWTNFILIENANDAIGILNNSASYNKMSVEYKYEMMPNCTWRCRVFLQDHCLAEGYGTKKTSKHAAAAEALKILQKTQPTYPSVKSSQCQTGSSPRGSGKKKDIKDLVVYENSSNPVCTLNDTAQFNRMTVEYVYERMTGLRWKCKVILESEVIAEAVGVKKTVKYEAAGEAVKTLKKTQPTVINNLKKGSIEDVISRNEIQGRSAEEAYKQQIKEDNIGNQLLRKMGWTGGVLGKSGEGIREPISVKERHKRAGLGLDVGRVNKIAKGDIEQIIRNYALSESHTDLTFSTELTNDERKQIHQIAQKYGLKSKSHAVAHDRYLVVGRKRRKEDLLDQLKQEGQVGRYELVMPQAN, from the coding sequence ATGCAAGCTCGTGCTCGCCGCTTCAGCGGTCGCCCGTCACGCAAGCACTCCAGTCCCCTGGGAGTTGGTTTCGCGCCTCGGTGCGCCCCTCCTCACCCGGCCCCTCCCACCGACCTCCGCTCCCGCTCTCTCCTGGTAGCGAGTCTGCTTCATCCCTGGGGTCCCTGCTTGGGGGCAGAGAAGATGGCTGGCATACGTCTGCTGTTGGGGGGCGACTTCctgtcgccgccgccgcccccgcccccgcccgagCCAGTGCTGGAGCAGTGGCGCTATAGCCACGAAAGTGACCGGCAGTGGGCTCTGCGGCGCAGCTTCATCTGTCGACACCTGCACAGCTATCCCGGCGCTGCCCTAGACCAGCTCCTCGCGCTCTCCGCTGCCTGGACCAACCACGTTTTCCTGGGCTGCAGGTACAGCCCACGCTTGATGGAAAAAATTCTCCAAATGGCTGAAGGTATGGATATGGGGGAGATGCCTTCATATGATCTGATGCTGTCCAAACCTTCCAAAGGTCAAAAACGTCACCTCTCAACATGTGATGGTCAAAATCCTCCTGAAAAGCAAGCCGGTTCCAAATTCCATGTGAGACCTCGTTTTGAGCCTGTACATTTTGTAGCTAGTAGTTCAAAAGATGAAAGACAGGAAGATCCTTATGGCCCTCCAGCAAAAGAGGTAAATGAACAAACACATTTTGCCAGCATGCCAAGAGACATCTACCAAGATTATACTCAGAACTCTTTCAGTATACAAGGTGGAAATTCTCAGTATTGTGATTCATCAGGATTTATTTTCACAAAAGACCAGCCTGCAACAGCCAACATGTATTTTGACAGTGGGAACCCTGCCCCCAGCAGCACATCACAGCAGGCAAACTGCCAGTCAGCTCCTGAGCCTTCACCGTCACAGACATTTCCTGAGTCAGTGGTAGCCGAGAAGcagtattttattgaaaaattaacAGCAACTATCTGGAAGAACGTTTCTAGTCCAGAGATGACTTCTGGATCTGATAAAATTAATTACACATATATGTTAACTCGTTGTATTCAGGCATGTAAGACAAATCCTGAATATATATACACTCCTTTAAAAGAAATCCCTCCTGCTGACATCCCCCCAAATAAAAAACTTCTAACAGATGGTTATGCTTGTGAAGTTAGATGCCAAAATATCTACTTAACTACAGGTTATGCTAGCAGCAAGAATGGTTCCAGGGATCGAGCTACTGAGCTAGCTGTAAAACTCTTGCAGAAACGTATTGAAGTTAGGGTTGTCCGACGGAAATTCAAGCACACGATTGGAGAGGACCTTGTGGTGTGTCAGATTGGCATGCCTTCATATGAATTCCCTCCAGCTCTGAAACGACCAGAAGAGCTGGTGGTGCTGGCTAAAGAGGCTTCTGGACAGCCAATTTTTAATGCTTCTGCCAAACACTGGACCAATTTTATCCttatagaaaatgcaaatgatGCAATTGGTATCCTTAACAATTCTGCCTCATACAACAAAATGTCTGTTGAATACAAATATGAGATGATGCCAAATTGTACATGGCGTTGTCGAGTGTTTTTGCAAGATCACTGCTTAGCTGAAGGTTATGGAAccaaaaaaacaagtaaacatgCAGCTGCTGCTGAGGCTTTGAAAATCCTTCAGAAAACACAACCCACTTACCCATCTGTCAAAAGTTCACAATGCCAAACAGGCTCTTCACCCAGGGGATCTGGGAAGAAGAAAGATATAAAGGATCTCGTAGTTTATGAGAATTCTTCAAATCCTGTGTGCACGCTGAACGACACAGCTCAGTTTAATCGAATGACAGTTGAATATGTCTATGAAAGAATGACAGGACTCCGATGGAAATGCAAGGTGATTCTAGAGAGTGAAGTCATTGCAGAAGCAGTTGGAGTGAAGAAAACTGTCAAATATGAAGCTGCTGGGGAAGCTGTGAAAACCCTCAAAAAGACCCAGCCGACTGTCATTAACAACTTGAAGAAAGGATCTATTGAAGATGTGATttcaagaaatgaaattcagGGTCGCTCAGCAGAGGAGGCTTACAAACAACAAATCAAAGAAGATAACATTGGAAATCAGCTGCTGAGAAAGATGGGTTGGACGGGTGGTGTTTTAGGTAAATCTGGTGAGGGCATTCGGGAGCCAATCTCTGTCAAAGAGCGTCATAAGCGGGCAGGGCTTGGTCTTGATGTAGGGAGGGTAAATAAAATTGCCAAGGGAGATATTGAACAGATCATCAGAAACTACGCCCTCTCGGAGAGCCACACGGATTTAACCTTCTCTACAGAGCTGACTAATGATGAGCGGAAGCAAATACATCAGATTGCGCAGAAGTATGGTCTTAAGAGTAAGTCTCATGCGGTGGCCCATGATAGGTACCTGGTGGTAGGCAGAAAAAGACGGAAGGAGGATTTACTAGACCAGCTCAAACAGGAAGGCCAAGTGGGGCGTTACGAGCTTGTGATGCCTCAAGCGAATTGA